The stretch of DNA GCTCAAGGTTTTGCTGATACTGGTTCTCCTGTGGTTGTTGATGGCATCCCACTTTTTTATTTGCAAGCTGTGGATAATTTTCGCGCAAGGGATCGCACCCAATTTGCTAATAATTTACTGGCTGAGGCGATCGCTACTGATGCAGCCATAACTTTTGATGTGCGGAATAATGATAGTAACAGCCCTACTTCTATTTCTTTAAATAATAACTACCTGCTCACCGTGACAGCAAATGATGTTCTGCCAGGTTTTTCTCCATTTCAACAAGCTAATCAATGGCGGAATATTCTAGAAACAGCGATCGCCAAAGCTAAAAAAGAACGCACTTCCAAATATATTTTACAGAGAAGTCTATGGATTGCGATCGTAATCGCAGCACTGCTCGTAGTGCGGATTTTATTAGGAATAGCAATCCGATTATTTAAGTTTAAAACTGGATTTTTTAGCAAGATTTTTTTTGGTTTTAGCTGGGGTGCGATCGCCCTAGTTAGTTCTGAATGGTTTCCCATATTACGCAGTTTACGCTATCAGTTGGTTTCCCCGTTTTCTCAACCCGAGTGGCTGATATTTTTTGGAGCATTAGGAGGATCTTTTGTATTGACCTACTATGCTACAGACTTACTAAAATTAGCACTTAAAAAACTAGCTCCCCACGTCCTGGAAAATATATATATAGAAGTTTTTCAACCGAGCGAACGCCTTTTTCAATTTGCCTTTCTCAGTATTTCTATCAGTTGGTCTTTGACCTTATTAGAACCATTGGCACCAGTGATTTATAATCTACTAAAACCGATTGTCAATCTATTCTTAATTGGAAGCTTATATTGGTTATCGATAAAACTAGCTAGCCGCTACCTACGTAGCTATGGATTCAAGTTAGGCAGCAAATTTAGTCCTAGTAGTGATGATGCTATTCTGGTATTTGAGACGATTATTAATATCCTGATCTTCATTGTAGCTTTAGTTGCCTTTGCCCGCAGCCTCAACTTTGACTTGATTGGATTGGTAGCAAGCTTAGGGTTAGTCGGTTTAGCCGTCGCCTTTGCTGCTCAAAAAATTCTTGAACAACTGATTGCGACTTTAGTTCTATATCTAGATCGTCCTTTTGTTAGTGGTGACTATATCCGCTTACCAGGTGGAGAATTAGGGAAAGTAGAAAGTATTGGCTTGCGATCGACCAAAATTCGTTCCCTTGGCACTGGTACAATTATTGTGATGCCTAATTCCATTCTTGTAAATGTAGAAATTGAAAATGTTACTCTTGCAAAAAAAATTATGGTGTTATTGTATATGAACTTTGCTAGTGTTTTAGGAGAACGAGAATATGCCCTAGTTCAACAAGCGATATTGGAAAAAACCGCTTACCTATCAGGGATTGATACTAACAGCACAAATATTCATCAGGCTGATGAAACAGGAAAAAGATTGAGGGTTAGTTTTGCAATTTTAGGTTCTCAAGATAATGCAGTTGAGGTGCGTAAACGTCTACTAGAGTTGGCAAGCGCTGAAATTGCCAAATCCCTCTCGATTCATGGGATTGTGTTTACGATGGAAGCTCCTACCGTTTATGTGCAATCGCCTGTGACAATCTGATTAATGTAATTTGCTAAGTAGAAGGAAGAAGGAGGAAGGATTTAGTTATCTAGGAGAGAAGGAGGAATGTTTATACAGTCAGCTTTTTGGCTAAGCCATTGCGCCTTTAGGTTTGCCCAGCTCTCAAGAATCCCATCCCCAGAGCCCAGAGGGGGGTGGGAGTGTCAAAACTTGTAGTAAAATATTAAATTTAACGTTAAAGTGGCAAAGTCTTATTGCTAAAGGTTAAATTTTCTTAATCGGAACTTGCTCTGCAATTGATTAGACTTTACGATCCAGTAAAATAGATGGCAATTAAATTCCTAGTCCTTTAAGCACTGACCTAGATTCGGTGTCAGATTTCGCTAGAGCAGTAGCACGTCTTTTCTATTTTGCCTTTGGGGGTTGCGGCATTTGTGTAAAAAATCTCCGTTTTCTGGTTCGGCTTGTGTGTTAGCACGAATGCTCAAGCCTTTACTAGCGGACACTCTGGGCGGGTTTTGCAAAAAAATTATCTTTCCATTGCCAAAATTATCGGCTAAATCCGTCCCTACTTATCAAAGTTTTGATTACAAAACCTAGTTGAGACAGGCTGTTAACAAAAGGCGGCGCTGCTGCACGGTCTGTCTGGCTAATTGTAAGGTTGTTTTTGTGTTTAATATTTGAGGATGCTCATTCTATGGCTCTACATTCTACAACTGCTCAATCTCTCTGGGTCAAGCCTTCTACATTGGATGCAAAGGTTCCAACTGATTCACTAGCAGTCGATCCCGCACGCACCGCTACGGGGGTTTATGTCACGGTTCACGGTCATTTCTATCAGCCACCTCGCGAAAATCCTTATCTGGATGCGATCGAACGCCAACCGGGGGCGGCTCCTTTCCATGACTGGAATGAGCGTATCCACCATGAGTGCTATCGCCCTAATGCTTTTGCCCGGATTTTGAACGATCGCGGGGAATTGGTGGGGATCGTTAATAATTATGAGTATCTGAGTTTTAATATCGGCCCAACGCTGATGAGTTGGCTGGAACGATACGATCGCGAAGTTTACGAGCGGATTTTAGAGGGCGATCGCAAATCCTGCGCTCGTCTGGGCAAAGGCAATGCGATCGCTCAAGTCTACAACCATATCATTATGCCCCTGGCAAATGAGCGGGACAAATACACTCAAATTCGCTGGGGGATCGCTGATTTTAGATCGCGCTTCAACCGCGATCCCGAAGGAATGTGGCTGGCAGAAACGGGTGTAGACTACGCCACCCTAGAAACTCTGGTAGCTGAAGGTATTCGCTTCATTATCTTGGCTCCATCGCAAGCAGAACGTTGCCGTCCCTTCCCTAGTGGCGACGATCCCAACCCAGAATGGCACGAAGTAGGGGGCAGCCAAATCGATCCCACCCGCCCCTACCGCTGTTATCTCAAGCCTACACTCACCACAACGGCAGACTCTCTAAGCACTCAACATTTCAGCCGCAATCGTTCCAAATCGCCAATCCCTAGTCCAAACACGCCCTACATTGATATCTTTTTTTACGATGGCCCAATCTCGCGGGATATGGGCTTTAATGATGTTCTCAGCAGTGCTCAGCATTTGTCAGGGCGTTTGGGCCAAGCCGTGCGCGGGGATCATCGACCGGCACAATTAATCGCAGTGGCAACAGATGGGGAAACTTTTGGCCACCATAAGGGCGGTACTGAGAAGTGCCTCGCCTATAGTTTTACAGAAGAGTTTCCACGCCGCAACTGGACGGTGACGAATTTTGCCCATTATTTGAGCATCAATTCTCCTACTTGGGAAGTGGAACTGAAGCCAGTAACGGCTTGGAGTTGCGGTCATGGTGTCGATCGCTGGCAAGATGATTGTGGTTGCGGTGGTGGTGGCGAATGGCATCAACAATGGCGGCGACCCCTACGAAATAGCCTTAATTGGCTCAGGGATCGATTGATTCCCATTTATGAAGGGGCGGGGCGCAAGCTGTTTACCGATCCTTGGGCGGCGCGGGATGAGTATATTGAAGTAATTCGCGATCGCTCTACTGCTAATGTCAACCGCTTTTTAACTAAGCACTGCGATCGCGAACTCGACGATTCAGAACGGGTAGATGCTTTGCGACTGTTGGAAATGCAGCGACACGCTCTGCTAATGTTCACTAGCTGCGGCTGGTTTTTTGAGGAGATTTCCCGACCGGAAGGCGTACAAATCCTGCGCTATGCGGCTCGTGCTTTGGAATTGGCGGCGGATGTTACAGGAATACAGTGCGAAGGAGAGTTTATTGAACGTCTAGCTCTGGCACCAAGTAATGTTGAGTTTTTTAAGACGGGTGCAGAAGTTTATCGGCATCTGGTTGCGACGGCCCAAATTAGTTTAGAGCAAGTAACTGCTCACTATGCGATCGGTTCTCTCTTTACTACTTTTGCCCGCGAACAACAAGTTTACTGTTACCAGGCACACCAGCTAGATTACCAAATGCAGCGGATGGGTTCTCTGGCCTTAGCGGTGGGTCAGGTACAGTTGACCTCAGAAATTACTCAGGAAACTCAGGTTTTTGTGTTTGCTGTGTTTCACTTGGGAGGCTGGGATTTCCACTGCTGCATTCAACCTTTTGGGGGTCGCCGGTCTTATACCATGCTCAAAGAGCGCTTGTTTACAGTTCTAGAAGAGGCTTCTGCGGCTCAGGCAATTCTGGAAATGGTGCGCCTGTTTGGAGATCAATCGTTTAGTTTGCGGAATTTGTTTGCTGAGGAACGCCACCGGATTATGAGGTTGCTCAGTCAGGAAACTTTGACACGGCTGGATCAGCTTTATAGTCAAGTTTACCGGGACAATTACGGGGTGATGATGGCTTTCCACCGCGATGAGTTGACGGTTCCTGCGGAGTTACAGGTCGCTGCGGAGGTAGCTTTGGGACATCGCTGTTTGACAGCCGCGAGGGCTCTGGTGGCTGAAAGTTACGAGCAACGCTTCAGCGTGACAATCATAGCGGAATTGGAAGCGATCGCGGTGGAAGCTGCTCAGCTTCGGTGTCGCGTGAATATTCCAGAGGTCAAGGAAACTTTGGAACGGCTGATTTTGCGATCGCTTGAGGCGTTGTTAAAAGAGGAAAATACAGCCTTAATAGAAGCTGAAATAGACCGCATGGATAGGCTGATTAATTTGGGAAATAAACTCAACTTCGGCTTAAATCTAGATCGCGTCCAAGAGTTGTATTTCCAATCGCTTTACAGTCAAATTGTACCAGTATGTTTGGGGTGGCTGCAACGCCAAGAATCCGAGCAAATTATCACATCAGATGAAGAGAACGGCTCTACTGATTCTCATGCCTTAGTTTGTATTGAGGAGGGAGTTCGCTGGGAGTTACCTCAGATTCGGAAGTTATTGGAGTTAGGTCAAAAGTTGGCTGTTGATGTTAATAGCTGGTTGAAGTTATTGCCGTAGTTTTGGTTGGCAATTAAACTGAGGTCTTTTATTCCGTAACGCCGCCATCTGGGCGGTTAATCACCGCCCAGATGGCGGCGTTACGTGAGAATTTAGGACTGCTTGGAAGCAAACTTCCCAATAATAAAGTACAACATTAATCGCCGTAAATAACTTAGGAACACCTTCTAGTAAACTCGGAATTCCATCACCAGGTAATTTGAGAGAGTCTACGATCGCAACAATAAACATTAAACCCATGCTAGTTAGTAGTAAAAAATAGGGAGTTGGTAGCATTACGCGCCAAAAAGTCAACCCATACCCAATAGCAACTATGGCAAAAAATGCTGCCGTTACTATCTTAGGAATGCCAATCTTTTCAAGATGGACGTGCAATCTAAAAAATTCTACCAACACAAAAGAGCCTGTAAGAATTGCAGAGATAAAAAAGAAATTCGTGTTTTTATTCCTAGATTTAAGTCTCAGCAGTGCCCAACTAAAAGTGCAAAGTACAAATGGAATAGTACATAAAATCTGAAATACATTAGTTAATAGGCTAACCGTAAAATATGGTGAATATTCAGGAGGATCGAATACTGAGCCAACTGAATATGTAAAAAATTTGGCATAAGCAGTTACAACAATTACTAACGCGAATGCGAAACAATTAACCCAAAAAACGTAGCGAGAAATATTCATTGTTAGGCAGAATCAAAAACGATGATATAGCTAGGGACTAGAGACTAGGGGAAAAAGAGAATTGACAAAACCAGCAAAATATGTCAAAATTTTACCTTTGAATTATAGCAAACGCCAAGGCGGTTAAGACATTCTGAGTTCCACCAAACTCGCTGATTCTATTCCTTTCTTTCCCTTCTTCCCCCTCTTTCCCTTCTTACCCTAGCCCCTAGCCCCTAGCCCCTAGCCCCTTCTTAGGCTAGTCCCTAACCGCCTTGGCGGTTGCTATAGTACCAATGTCAAATTGAATTGCTATTCACATAGGAGAAGTGCATACTGTGGTAGAAAAAACCTTAGCGGAATTAGATTTAGGAGCTTTGCGTGCTAATCGCCAATTTTTCCCCTCTCCGGTAGCATGGGAAGACCAAATACTTTACTTTTTGATGCTAGACCGCTTCTCCGATGGTCAAGAAAATGAATATAAAGATAATCAGGGGAACATCGTTAAAACAGGCAAAACTCCCATTTTCACTGATAAAGATGCCGGCAATGCTATCAAAACTCCAGAAGATGCTCAGCGTTGGCGGGAAGCGGGGGTTAAATGGGTTGGTGGAAATCTTAAGGGACTCACGAGTAAAATAGGCTATTTAAAACGCTTGGGAGTAACAGCTTTGTGGGTAAGTCCGATTTTCAAGCAGGTTTCTTTTTACGAAAGCTATCACGGTTATGGCATTCAAAACTTTCTGGATGTCGATCCCAATTTTGGCACTCGCGAAGATTTAAAAACACTGGTCGAAACCGCTCACCAGCATGGAATTTATGTTATTTTAGACATTATTTTAAACCATGCTGGCGATATTTTTAGTTACGAGACTTCTGACCCCTATTGGCCCGGCCCTTATCCCGTAAAAGGGTTTCATGATAAACAAGGGAAACCAACGATTCCTTTTGGGCCAGTTAATTTACAAAAAAATCCAGAAGCGTGGCCAGATGGAGCAATTTGGCCGGCTGAATTCCAAGATCCATCTAATTTTACGCAAAAAGGTTACATCAGGAATTGGGATAATTATCCTGAATACATAGAAGGTGATTTTTTTAGCTTAAAAGATATTCGTACTGGTCAAGGAAGTACGGATTTTTATGAGCCTTCAGTAGGCCTTATTAACCTGTGCGAAGTTTATAAATTTTGGATTGCTTATGCAGATATAGACGGCTTCCGCGTCGATACAGTCAAGCACATGGATCGAGGTGCTACTCGCTACTTTACTGAAGCTATTCACGAATTTTCTCAACTGCTTGGCAAAGAAAATTTTTACTTAATTGGTGAAATTACTGGAGGTCGTCAAAACGCATATTCGACTCTAGATGAAACTGGTCTAGACGCAGCTTTAGGTATTAGTGAAATTCCAGATAAGCTAGCATATCTAGTCAAAGGATACCGCGATCCAAGTACGTATTTCTCCTTGTTTCGCAATTCACTTTTAATTAATAAAGGTTCTCATGTTTGGTTTAGAAACAAAGTTGTTACTATGTTTGATGACCACGACCAAGTAGAGAAAGGAAATAGTAAAAGTCGTTTTTGTGGTGGAGAAAATGGCGAAAAGGTTGTACTAAATGCTCTAGCTTTCAATGCGATGACTTTAGGTATTCCTTGTATTTACTATGGGAGCGAACAGTGTTTTAATGGTGGCGGAGATAGCGATCGCTACATCCGAGAAGCTATGTTTGGCGGAGAATTTGGCTCATTTACAAGCCGAGATCGACACTTTTTCAATGAAGAGAATCAAGTCTATCAGGAATTAGCAAAAATACTGGAAATCAGGCAACAAAAAATTACTCTGCGGCGGGGTCGCCAATATTTACGTCCTATTTCGGGAAATGGTGTAGATTTTGGTTTACCTCGAATGCTAGGAAATGAGATTCGCTCCGTCGTTCCTTGGTCGCGATTGTTAGATAAAGATGAAATAGTTTTGGCAATAAATACGGACTACAATCAGCCGCTAACTGCCTGGGTAAATATCGATTATAACTTGCATAAAGTTGGCGATCGCTTTCAATGTATTTACTCAACTGATAAGGCACAGATCGGTAATACAATAACAGTAGAGGAAAAAGGTGTTAAATGCTTTTTAGTTACAGTTCCGGCTGCTGGATTTGTGATTTATGAGCGGGTAATGTAGGTAATGTAAATTGGGTAAAGCACTAGCTTTACCCAAGCCTACTAAATTAAAAGTAAAATTGTTGAGTTAACTTCAGAAAATCGACCTCCTGCCTCCTGCCTTCTGCCTTCTATTTACTGTAAGGCTGGACTCGTTTCCTGCACAGGACGAACGATCGCAGGTTTGCTGACAGGTTTACTTAGGAAAACGGCCTTCAGTGCTTCATCAAGAGTTTCTGCCATGACGATCCGGTTTTCATAAGCAACAATTACCCTGACTAAAGTTGGCAAACTGTTTTCTGTAGCTTCTAAATATATCGGTTCAACATAGAGTAAAGATTCATCAATTGGAATTACCAATAAATTACCTTGAACTGCCTTAGAACCTTGGCGATTCCAGAGAGAAATCTGCTCAGAAATAGCTGGTTCTTGATTAATCAAAGCTTCAATTTGTTCGGGGCCGTAGACCAATCTCTGCTTAGGAAATTGGTAAAGCAATAGTTTACCGTAATTGTCTCCATCAGAACGAGCAGCCAACCAAGCAATTAAGTTATTCCGACTTGCAGGTGTAAAAGGAAGCAACAGAACAAACTCTTCTGACGTTTCCGTTGGCAGTTTCATAATCAAATAGTAAGGCTGCACAGGCTGTTGTTCGCTACCATAAATTTCGTTAGGAACCCGCCATAAATCTTCGCGATTGTAAAATACTTGGGGGTCTTCCATGTGATAAGTGAGCAAACGTTCAGATTGAATGCTGAATAAATCTAGGGGGTAGCGGATGTGACTGCGGAGGGACGCAGGCATTCGATCGAGGCTTGTGAAAAGTCCCGGAAAAATGGCAATCCAGCTATTAATAATTGGGTCAGATGGGTTGGCTACATAAAATTTTACTGCGCCATTGTAAGCATCAATTACTACTTTTACAGAGTTACGGATGTAATTAAATTGATTTTTACCTGGGTCTGAATAGGGGTAGCGATCGCTGACAGTATATGCGTCTATAATCCAGTATAGATAGTTGTTTGCCTGAGAAGTTTCGGATTTTATTTCTTCCTTATTTTGAATAGGAGTAGTAGCATTTGCTACTACTAAATATGGGTCAATATCGTAGCGAAGGAAAGGTGCAATTGCACGTACTCGCTCTTTAATATTCCGACGGAACAATACCTTAGTTTTGGGAGTAAAGTTACCAGTTAGTGCCATTTGCCAATTATTCAAATATTTAGCAAATAGCAATCTCCGCCACATAGAAGCAATCGGTATGCCACCGCTACCATCATAATTATTATAAACATTTTCATCTCCGCTCGGATAGTCAAGCTCCTTAACTTTCGTTGGTGCTATCACATCTGTATTGCTAATTTCACCATAATAAATTCGGGGTTTATCAATGGGAATACTTGCTCTAATCTCTTCGCTAGTTACTCCTAAAGTGCTCTTATTACCAGTTGTATTCTCAACGCCAATGTCCTTGACAAAATAGTTGGGCAACCCGCCTGTAGCAACTGTATTTACAGGAGAAAGAGTAAACCCATAACCGTGAGTATAAACTAAATTTTCGTTCAGCCAAGTCTGAGCTTGTTGGGGCACTGTTTCGTAGTCTAACTCCCGCGCCGAGATGATTACTTGTTGCCTTTCAGCGTTTTCTTTTCCTTCTTCATCTTTCTTAACTGTGTAACGATCGATATCAGCATCAGCAAATTTATAGTAGGGGCGAATTTGTTGCAATTGCCTATTTGTTTGCAACAGCGGACGCTTATCCCAGAGGCGAATATTCTTAATAGTAAGCTGATTTTTTTCGAGATCGGCGTAGGTAAGTTTACTTTCAGGAACGAAAGTTTTTACTTCTAGTCTTTTTAAGTCGAATGCCTGTTGTGTAAAGTCTATACTTCGCTTGATATATAACTGCTCTCGTGCTAGTTCATTGGGTTGAACTCCAAGTCTTTGTACAACTTCTGGCCCCACTAAAGTTATGGTAAAGTTGACAATTAAAAAGCCTAAGAGCATAAATTTTAAATTCTTATTTGTATGTTTAAATTTTACACATT from Kamptonema formosum PCC 6407 encodes:
- a CDS encoding mechanosensitive ion channel family protein, which encodes MWIPQSRFKQVYKRAINLIVLFLVGWLLVLTPMGLAQGFADTGSPVVVDGIPLFYLQAVDNFRARDRTQFANNLLAEAIATDAAITFDVRNNDSNSPTSISLNNNYLLTVTANDVLPGFSPFQQANQWRNILETAIAKAKKERTSKYILQRSLWIAIVIAALLVVRILLGIAIRLFKFKTGFFSKIFFGFSWGAIALVSSEWFPILRSLRYQLVSPFSQPEWLIFFGALGGSFVLTYYATDLLKLALKKLAPHVLENIYIEVFQPSERLFQFAFLSISISWSLTLLEPLAPVIYNLLKPIVNLFLIGSLYWLSIKLASRYLRSYGFKLGSKFSPSSDDAILVFETIINILIFIVALVAFARSLNFDLIGLVASLGLVGLAVAFAAQKILEQLIATLVLYLDRPFVSGDYIRLPGGELGKVESIGLRSTKIRSLGTGTIIVMPNSILVNVEIENVTLAKKIMVLLYMNFASVLGEREYALVQQAILEKTAYLSGIDTNSTNIHQADETGKRLRVSFAILGSQDNAVEVRKRLLELASAEIAKSLSIHGIVFTMEAPTVYVQSPVTI
- a CDS encoding UPF0182 family protein, giving the protein MTFNKLIFKAILFSIGLWLVFEFVSYIVAEVLWFEEVGYLPVFWRRVITEWVLFAFTLAVTSSFWLGNLALANRLKYPSNQDREREINRKSLTRRNLTNTSLLSNNKKSPKKIKLTWLILSAFGLSLLISLLIVYYGKIAVRFWNIDISLANTLLPLPIEFRIDSLGEMARQLLFNWWQLGVLLALSILFTISPQFWLNALALLMSLGLALIASNHWAKVLQYLQPTTFKITEPLFNLDLSFYVFTLPILQLIAFETTALFLYGLLSCTLLYLLSGNSLSDGIFHGFSIQQQRHLYGLGGAVMLVIAFRYWLARYELLYSQQSVTYGASYTDVTVQLPGYTLLSILAIITSIFLFFQCVKFKHTNKNLKFMLLGFLIVNFTITLVGPEVVQRLGVQPNELAREQLYIKRSIDFTQQAFDLKRLEVKTFVPESKLTYADLEKNQLTIKNIRLWDKRPLLQTNRQLQQIRPYYKFADADIDRYTVKKDEEGKENAERQQVIISARELDYETVPQQAQTWLNENLVYTHGYGFTLSPVNTVATGGLPNYFVKDIGVENTTGNKSTLGVTSEEIRASIPIDKPRIYYGEISNTDVIAPTKVKELDYPSGDENVYNNYDGSGGIPIASMWRRLLFAKYLNNWQMALTGNFTPKTKVLFRRNIKERVRAIAPFLRYDIDPYLVVANATTPIQNKEEIKSETSQANNYLYWIIDAYTVSDRYPYSDPGKNQFNYIRNSVKVVIDAYNGAVKFYVANPSDPIINSWIAIFPGLFTSLDRMPASLRSHIRYPLDLFSIQSERLLTYHMEDPQVFYNREDLWRVPNEIYGSEQQPVQPYYLIMKLPTETSEEFVLLLPFTPASRNNLIAWLAARSDGDNYGKLLLYQFPKQRLVYGPEQIEALINQEPAISEQISLWNRQGSKAVQGNLLVIPIDESLLYVEPIYLEATENSLPTLVRVIVAYENRIVMAETLDEALKAVFLSKPVSKPAIVRPVQETSPALQ
- a CDS encoding alpha-amylase family glycosyl hydrolase, which gives rise to MVEKTLAELDLGALRANRQFFPSPVAWEDQILYFLMLDRFSDGQENEYKDNQGNIVKTGKTPIFTDKDAGNAIKTPEDAQRWREAGVKWVGGNLKGLTSKIGYLKRLGVTALWVSPIFKQVSFYESYHGYGIQNFLDVDPNFGTREDLKTLVETAHQHGIYVILDIILNHAGDIFSYETSDPYWPGPYPVKGFHDKQGKPTIPFGPVNLQKNPEAWPDGAIWPAEFQDPSNFTQKGYIRNWDNYPEYIEGDFFSLKDIRTGQGSTDFYEPSVGLINLCEVYKFWIAYADIDGFRVDTVKHMDRGATRYFTEAIHEFSQLLGKENFYLIGEITGGRQNAYSTLDETGLDAALGISEIPDKLAYLVKGYRDPSTYFSLFRNSLLINKGSHVWFRNKVVTMFDDHDQVEKGNSKSRFCGGENGEKVVLNALAFNAMTLGIPCIYYGSEQCFNGGGDSDRYIREAMFGGEFGSFTSRDRHFFNEENQVYQELAKILEIRQQKITLRRGRQYLRPISGNGVDFGLPRMLGNEIRSVVPWSRLLDKDEIVLAINTDYNQPLTAWVNIDYNLHKVGDRFQCIYSTDKAQIGNTITVEEKGVKCFLVTVPAAGFVIYERVM
- a CDS encoding DUF3536 domain-containing protein, which gives rise to MALHSTTAQSLWVKPSTLDAKVPTDSLAVDPARTATGVYVTVHGHFYQPPRENPYLDAIERQPGAAPFHDWNERIHHECYRPNAFARILNDRGELVGIVNNYEYLSFNIGPTLMSWLERYDREVYERILEGDRKSCARLGKGNAIAQVYNHIIMPLANERDKYTQIRWGIADFRSRFNRDPEGMWLAETGVDYATLETLVAEGIRFIILAPSQAERCRPFPSGDDPNPEWHEVGGSQIDPTRPYRCYLKPTLTTTADSLSTQHFSRNRSKSPIPSPNTPYIDIFFYDGPISRDMGFNDVLSSAQHLSGRLGQAVRGDHRPAQLIAVATDGETFGHHKGGTEKCLAYSFTEEFPRRNWTVTNFAHYLSINSPTWEVELKPVTAWSCGHGVDRWQDDCGCGGGGEWHQQWRRPLRNSLNWLRDRLIPIYEGAGRKLFTDPWAARDEYIEVIRDRSTANVNRFLTKHCDRELDDSERVDALRLLEMQRHALLMFTSCGWFFEEISRPEGVQILRYAARALELAADVTGIQCEGEFIERLALAPSNVEFFKTGAEVYRHLVATAQISLEQVTAHYAIGSLFTTFAREQQVYCYQAHQLDYQMQRMGSLALAVGQVQLTSEITQETQVFVFAVFHLGGWDFHCCIQPFGGRRSYTMLKERLFTVLEEASAAQAILEMVRLFGDQSFSLRNLFAEERHRIMRLLSQETLTRLDQLYSQVYRDNYGVMMAFHRDELTVPAELQVAAEVALGHRCLTAARALVAESYEQRFSVTIIAELEAIAVEAAQLRCRVNIPEVKETLERLILRSLEALLKEENTALIEAEIDRMDRLINLGNKLNFGLNLDRVQELYFQSLYSQIVPVCLGWLQRQESEQIITSDEENGSTDSHALVCIEEGVRWELPQIRKLLELGQKLAVDVNSWLKLLP